In one Anticarsia gemmatalis isolate Benzon Research Colony breed Stoneville strain chromosome 9, ilAntGemm2 primary, whole genome shotgun sequence genomic region, the following are encoded:
- the Mad gene encoding mothers against decapentaplegic homolog 1: MDTDDGESSSSGPMSSLNSLFSFTSPAVKKLLGWKQGDEEEKWAEKAVDSLVKKLKKRKGAIEELERALSCPGTPSKCVTIPRSLDGRLQVSHRKGLPHVIYCRVWRWPDLQSHHELKPLEICQYPFSAKQKEVCINPYHYKRVESPVLPPVLVPRHSEFAPGHSLLPFQRTAEPSMPHNVSYSGSGFPPSASSELPDTPPPAYSPPSDDTEPPGEVAPVSYQEPLYWASVAYYELNCRVGEVFHCNSHSVVVDGFTDPSNNSDRFCLGQLSNVNRNSTIENTRRHIGKGVHLYYVGGEVYAECLSDAAIFVQSRNCNHHHGFHPSTVCKIPPGCSLKIFNNREFAQLLSQSVNHGFEAVYELTKMCTIRMSFVKGWGAEYHRQDVTSTPCWIEIHLHGPLQWLDKVLTQMGSPHNAISSVS, translated from the exons GGTGATGAAGAAGAGAAATGGGCAGAGAAAGCAGTAGACAGTTTAGTGAAGAAACTAAAGAAACGGAAAGGCGCTATTGAGGAACTAGAGAGGGCGCTGTCGTGTCCTGGCACGCCCTCCAAGTGTGTCACTATACCTAGGTCTTTAGATGGAAGGTTACAG GTGTCACACCGCAAAGGTCTTCCTCACGTTATCTACTGCCGTGTGTGGCGCTGGCCTGACCTGCAGAGCCACCACGAGCTAAAACCTTTGGAGATCTGCCAGTACCCCTTCAGCGCCAAACAGAAGGAAGTATGCATCAACCCCTACCACTACAAACGTGTCGAAAGCCCCGTGCTACCCCCAGTGCTAGTTCCAAGACATTCAGAGTTCGCCCCAGGACATTCTCTGCTACCATTCCAAAGGACAGCAGAGCCTTCCATGCCCCATAATGTCTCGTACTCCGGGTCAGGGTTTCCACCTTCAGCCAGTTCTGAACTCCCTGATACGCCACCCCCAGCGTATTCACCACCTTCAGATGACACTGAACCTCCTGGTGAAGTAGCCCCAGTGTCGTACCAAGAACCTCTATACTGGGCATCAGTAGCCTATTACGAGTTGAACTGCCGTGTAGGCGAGGTATTCCATTGCAACTCTCATTCGGTCGTCGTGGACGGCTTCACGGACCCCTCGAACAATAGCGACAGGTTCTGCCTGGGACAGCTCAGCAATGTCAACAGGAACTCCACGATAGAGAATACCAGACGTCACATAGGGAAAGGAGTCCATCTTTATTATGTTGGCGGTGAGGTCTACGCGGAGTGTTTGTCCGACGCCGCGATCTTCGTACAAAGTCGCAACTGCAACCATCACCACGGCTTCCATCCTTCAACCGTGTGTAAGATACCCCCTGGATGTTCTTTGAAGATCTTCAACAACAGAGAGTTCGCGCAACTGTTATCTCAAAGCGTAAACCACGGCTTCGAAGCGGTGTACGAGCTCACGAAGATGTGCACCATTCGTATGTCGTTTGTGAAGGGCTGGGGGGCGGAGTACCACAGACAGGACGTGACGTCGACCCCCTGCTGGATCGAGATCCACCTCCACGGGCCGCTGCAGTGGCTGGACAAGGTCCTCACTCAGATGGGCTCCCCGCACAACGCCATCTCCTCCGTGTCTTAG